A window from Drosophila nasuta strain 15112-1781.00 chromosome 3, ASM2355853v1, whole genome shotgun sequence encodes these proteins:
- the LOC132788181 gene encoding trypsin-1, translated as MKSIPSALLCLGFLTTFAVADNAAPFAGYYYPKPARIPQLPENLIENSTPVPSPSPSPPPGVQSDYIDDLIEGHKQQILSNVLGGSTSSSSSASSPSLANEPALSSDAKAFRVNRCASCTCGVPNANRIVGGTQVRSNKYPWIAQMIRGSFLFCGGTLINDRYVLTAAHCVHEMDMSGVSVRLLQLDRSSQHQGITRAVAFAHPHAGYDPVRLVNDIALLRLDAPVPLVQSMRPVCLPSGPFQSFDFQKAIVAGWGLSFEGGSTSSVLQETVVPIITNAQCRATSYKSMIVDTMLCAGYVQTGGQDACQGDSGGPLIVPDRIFRLAGVVSFGYGCAKPNAPGVYTRVSRYLDWIAANTRDACYCIQ; from the exons ATGAAATCCATACCCAGCGCATTGCTCTGCCTGGGCTTCTTAACCACGTTTGCTGTCGCTGACAACGCGGCTCCTTTTGCTGGTTATTACTATCCAAAGCCAGCTAGAATCCCACAGCTGCCAGAGAATCTCATTGAGAACTCAACTCCagtgccatcgccatcgccttcGCCACCGCCTGGCGTGCAATCGGATTACATTGATGATCTGATCGAGGGACACAAGCAACAAATCTTGTCAAATGTGCTGGGAGGTTCcacttcctcctcctcttcagCCTCATCTCCCTCGCTAGCTAATGAGCCTGCTCTGAGCAGCGATGCGAAGGCGTTTCGCGTCAATCGTTGTGCCAGCTGCA CCTGTGGCGTACCCAATGCCAATCGCATTGTGGGCGGCACTCAGGTGCGATCGAACAAATATCCATGGATCGCACAAATGATACGCGGCTCGTTTCTCTTCTGTGGCGGCACTTTGATCAACGATCGCTACGTCCTAACCGCCGCACACTGTGTCCACGAGATGGACATGTCCGGTGTCTCGGTGCGTCTGCTGCAGCTCGATCGCAGCTCCCAGCATCAGGGCATCACACGTGCCGTGGCCTTTGCCCATCCCCATGCCGGCTACGATCCCGTCCGACTGGTCAACGACATTGCTTTACTCCGTCTGGATGCCCCGGTGCCTCTGGTGCAATCAATGCGTCCAGTGTGCCTGCCCAGCGGTCCATTCCAGTCGTTTGACTTCCAAAAGGCAATCGTCGCTGGCTGGGGATTGAGCTTTGAGGGCGGCAGCACTTCGAGTGTGCTGCAGGAGACTGTGGTGCCCATCATCACGAATGCTCAGTGTCGCGCCACGTCCTACAAGTCGATGATTGTGGACACCATGCTCTGTGCTGGCTATGTGCAAACTGGTGGACAGGATGCCTGTCAG GGCGATAGCGGTGGTCCACTCATTGTGCCGGATCGCATCTTCCGCCTCGCTGGCGTTGTCTCCTTTGGCTATGGTTGCGCCAAGCCCAATGCACCTGGTGTTTACACCAGAGTCAGCAGATACTTGGACTGGATTGCGGCCAATACGCGAGATGCCTGCTACTGCATTCAGTAA